Proteins from a single region of Bartonella sp. M0283:
- a CDS encoding L-serine ammonia-lyase, with protein sequence MFLSVFELFKIGIGPSSSHTMGPMTAANRFLAEILSNNWPKPVNTSITRLRVSLHGSLAFTGIGHATDRAVILGLLGQEPASVNPDDMDKLVQSVYQTMKVQPAGHPDYRFDPEKDLIFDRKTVLPGHSNGLVFEGIDQFGNVLLRRVYYSIGGGFVVSEDELNRVEHNKKNDNRIVPFPFDTATMMLAMAKKSGLSIAEMKRANEETMMTRSELDEGLDKIFLAMKSSVDRGLHHDGELPGGLHIKRRAKKLYDKLLSDSKRNQVGPLAANDWLSTYAIAVNEENAAGGRIVTAPTNGAAGVVPAVLSYYLRFCAGAERDGIRNFLLTAAAIGGVIKYNASISGAEVGCQGEVGSAASMAAAGLTAALGGTAMQIENAAEIALEHHLGMTCDPVAGLVQVPCIERNAMGAVKAVTAASLALHGDGSHFVSLDACIRTMRETGRDMSDKYKETSKGGLAVNVTDC encoded by the coding sequence ATGTTTCTATCAGTTTTCGAACTATTTAAAATCGGCATCGGACCATCAAGCTCTCACACAATGGGGCCTATGACGGCAGCCAATAGGTTTCTGGCGGAGATACTGTCGAACAATTGGCCTAAACCGGTCAATACTTCAATTACCCGTTTGCGTGTCTCTTTACATGGATCATTGGCATTTACAGGTATTGGACATGCGACAGATCGTGCCGTGATATTGGGCTTGTTGGGGCAGGAACCGGCAAGTGTCAATCCCGACGACATGGATAAATTGGTTCAGTCAGTCTATCAGACAATGAAAGTTCAGCCTGCCGGTCATCCGGACTACCGGTTTGACCCAGAAAAAGATTTGATCTTCGATCGGAAGACGGTGTTGCCCGGGCATAGCAACGGTCTCGTTTTTGAAGGAATTGACCAATTTGGAAACGTCCTTTTGCGGCGCGTTTATTATTCCATTGGCGGCGGATTTGTCGTGAGCGAGGACGAATTAAATCGCGTTGAACATAATAAAAAAAACGACAACCGGATTGTTCCTTTTCCTTTTGATACAGCAACAATGATGCTCGCTATGGCGAAAAAATCCGGTCTGTCTATTGCCGAAATGAAGCGCGCCAATGAAGAAACGATGATGACGCGAAGTGAACTCGATGAAGGTCTCGATAAAATATTTCTTGCGATGAAATCAAGCGTTGACAGAGGGCTTCATCATGATGGTGAACTACCCGGGGGGCTACACATCAAGCGCAGAGCCAAGAAGCTTTATGACAAATTATTGAGCGATAGCAAAAGAAATCAAGTTGGACCTTTAGCGGCAAATGACTGGCTTTCAACTTATGCTATAGCGGTTAATGAAGAAAATGCCGCAGGCGGACGTATTGTAACCGCGCCTACCAATGGTGCGGCAGGTGTGGTTCCAGCCGTACTCAGTTATTATTTGCGGTTTTGTGCGGGAGCAGAACGCGACGGCATACGTAATTTTTTGCTAACTGCTGCGGCGATTGGCGGTGTCATAAAATATAATGCATCAATCTCAGGAGCCGAGGTCGGTTGTCAGGGTGAAGTGGGCTCGGCAGCTTCCATGGCTGCGGCAGGGTTGACTGCTGCATTGGGTGGAACAGCGATGCAGATTGAAAATGCTGCGGAAATTGCTCTTGAACATCATCTGGGGATGACATGTGATCCGGTAGCCGGACTTGTTCAAGTGCCGTGTATCGAAAGAAATGCCATGGGGGCGGTTAAAGCAGTGACAGCCGCTTCGCTCGCACTTCATGGCGATGGAAGCCATTTTGTTTCGCTGGATGCCTGTATCCGAACTATGCGCGAAACCGGCCGTGATATGAGTGACAAATATAAAGAAACAAGCAAGGGTGGACTTGCAGTCAATGTGACGGATTGTTAA
- a CDS encoding nitroreductase: protein MTKIEKFCDVVKSRKSIRAYLDKDVDRKMVEDILRLSSRAPSGANIQAWQVIVLHNEALKKLGKKLFDMSVAGIKEECEYQFYPRSWREPYLARRRKVGWDLYRALGIARSERSKIEHQQAKNFMFFGAPVGLIFTMDRDMELGSWLDLGCFIQTIALVARSFGLDSCIQAAFSEYHKTISDELQIPPERQVICGLALGYRDEKAPENNFPTERVPLEDFVRFVD, encoded by the coding sequence ATGACCAAAATTGAAAAATTTTGCGACGTTGTAAAAAGTAGAAAGTCTATCAGGGCTTACTTGGATAAAGACGTTGACCGTAAAATGGTGGAAGATATTTTGCGCTTATCGTCGCGAGCACCTTCAGGAGCCAATATTCAGGCCTGGCAAGTTATCGTTCTTCATAACGAAGCATTGAAAAAGTTGGGAAAGAAACTTTTCGACATGTCTGTGGCCGGCATAAAAGAAGAGTGTGAATATCAGTTTTATCCCCGTTCGTGGCGCGAGCCTTATCTCGCGCGACGGCGTAAAGTCGGCTGGGATCTCTATAGGGCACTGGGTATCGCTCGTTCCGAGCGAAGCAAGATCGAACACCAGCAAGCGAAAAATTTTATGTTTTTTGGTGCTCCGGTGGGACTTATTTTTACAATGGACAGGGATATGGAGCTTGGCAGTTGGCTCGATCTTGGCTGTTTTATTCAGACAATTGCATTGGTGGCGAGAAGTTTTGGCCTTGATAGCTGTATTCAGGCGGCTTTTTCAGAATATCATAAAACGATCTCTGACGAGCTTCAAATACCACCCGAACGACAAGTTATTTGCGGCCTTGCCCTAGGCTATCGTGATGAAAAAGCACCTGAAAACAATTTTCCGACCGAACGTGTGCCGTTGGAGGATTTTGTTCGCTTTGTCGATTGA
- a CDS encoding DUF1624 domain-containing protein produces MNQPETVKIRLQKVDLFRGLALIGMVVYHFSWDLSYFSYIAPQVAAEGSLRVLARIVAFCFLFISGFSLYLAQGKQLRFLPYFRRLSIIVLAALIVSIVTYFIMPQGFIYFGILHEIAVATVIGLLFLHTPLLLNFLAIFIFVLLPFILKSDFFNAPYLLWIGFSSYPRPSFDYVPVFPWFGAALLGLTTARICDEFNLFIYLQNGIRPQWLNKYLQLIGRHSLIFYLVHQPILLALLYSISAVFPPSPEALRAPMEQACVNECRESQADSHLCTAFCSCVFDQIAHQHMMSEFSKGEVSQTDERLQKSVNACWGQTVLKQQ; encoded by the coding sequence ATGAACCAGCCTGAAACGGTTAAAATACGATTACAAAAGGTTGATCTCTTTCGCGGGCTCGCACTCATTGGAATGGTGGTTTATCATTTCAGTTGGGATTTGAGTTATTTTTCCTATATCGCCCCTCAAGTTGCTGCTGAAGGCAGTTTGCGTGTTCTGGCTCGCATTGTCGCGTTTTGTTTCCTGTTCATTTCCGGTTTCAGTCTCTATCTTGCACAGGGAAAACAACTCCGCTTTTTACCCTATTTCCGACGCTTGTCGATCATCGTACTAGCTGCTCTGATTGTCTCTATTGTTACCTATTTTATCATGCCGCAAGGCTTCATCTATTTCGGAATATTGCATGAAATAGCTGTGGCGACCGTCATCGGGTTGCTCTTCTTGCATACGCCGCTTTTGTTGAATTTTTTGGCTATTTTTATTTTCGTTCTGTTACCATTCATACTGAAATCCGATTTTTTCAACGCACCTTATCTATTATGGATCGGATTTTCGAGCTATCCCCGCCCCTCATTTGATTATGTTCCGGTTTTCCCTTGGTTTGGAGCAGCTCTTTTAGGGCTGACAACAGCCCGCATCTGCGACGAGTTTAATCTATTTATATATTTACAAAACGGGATCCGCCCGCAATGGCTCAATAAATACTTGCAGCTCATCGGGCGCCACAGCCTCATATTTTATCTCGTTCACCAACCTATCCTGTTAGCTCTCCTTTATTCTATTTCTGCTGTTTTTCCCCCTTCCCCCGAGGCCTTGAGGGCACCAATGGAACAAGCTTGCGTCAATGAATGTCGTGAAAGCCAGGCCGATAGTCATTTATGTACTGCTTTTTGCAGTTGCGTATTTGACCAAATAGCTCATCAACACATGATGAGCGAATTTTCTAAAGGAGAGGTCAGCCAAACCGATGAAAGATTACAAAAATCCGTTAATGCCTGCTGGGGGCAAACTGTTCTGAAGCAGCAATAG
- a CDS encoding MerR family DNA-binding transcriptional regulator: MHEYYSIGELTREFGVTTRTLRYYEDQGLIVPMRRGRTRLYTELDRHRLQQIFRAKRLNFTLAEIASLLTVTGTPLDDTVNVENVLQEIKEKREDLKQMRRDIDESLHELERIEEICFERLAEREVNG; encoded by the coding sequence ATGCATGAATATTATTCAATAGGTGAACTTACGCGGGAATTTGGCGTAACAACGCGGACATTGCGTTATTATGAAGATCAGGGGCTTATTGTCCCGATGCGCCGTGGCAGGACACGTCTCTATACCGAGCTTGATCGGCATCGGTTGCAACAGATATTCAGAGCCAAACGACTGAATTTCACCTTGGCAGAAATTGCCTCTTTGTTGACTGTTACCGGTACGCCGCTAGACGATACGGTGAATGTCGAGAACGTTTTGCAGGAAATAAAAGAAAAACGCGAAGATCTTAAACAGATGCGCCGCGATATAGACGAATCGTTGCACGAGCTCGAACGCATAGAAGAAATCTGTTTCGAACGTTTGGCAGAACGCGAAGTCAATGGTTAA
- the rpoC gene encoding DNA-directed RNA polymerase subunit beta' — MNQEVMNLFNPQAPTQTFDSIRISIASPEKILSWSYGEIKKPETINYRTFKPERDGLFCARIFGPIKDYECLCGKYKRMKYKGIICEKCGVEVTLSRVRRERMGHIELAAPVAHIWFLKSLPSRIGTLLDMTLKDIERVLYFENYIVTEPGLTSLKMHQLLSEEEYMMAVDEFGPDQFTALIGAEAIYELLAAMDLQKIAADLRTELAETTSDLKIKKLMKRLKIVENFIESGNRPEWMIMKVIPVIPPDLRPLVPLDGGRFATSDLNDLYRRVINRNNRLKRLIELRAPGIIVRNEKRMLQEAVDALFDNGRRGRVITGANKRPLKSLSDMLKGKQGRFRQNLLGKRVDYSGRSVIVTGPELKLHQCGLPKKMALELFKPFIYARLDAKGYSSTVKQAKKLVEKERPEVWDILEEVIREHPILLNRAPTLHRLGIQAFEPTLIEGKAIQLHPLVCTAFNADFDGDQMAVHVPLSLEAQLEARVLMMSTNNILHPANGAPIIVPSQDMVLGLYYLSIVCEHEPGEGMAFGDMGELQHALESKVVTLHTKIKGRVKSIDAEGNVVSKIYDTTPGRLIIGETLPKSPNIKFDIVNQEMTKKNISKMIDHVYRHCGQKETVMFCDRIMSLGFANACRAGISFGKDDMVIPESKARLVQETEALAKEYEQQYNDGLITQGEKYNKVVDAWGKCTDRVADEMMKRIQAVEFDPVTGRQKPMNSIYMMSHSGARGSPNQMKQLGGMRGLMAKPSGEIIETPIISNFKEGLTVNEYFNSTHGARKGLADTALKTANSGYLTRRLVDVAQDAIISEVDCGTDKGLTMQAIVDAGQVVASLGQRILGRTALHDIIHPTTGEVIVEGGRMIEEADVAKIEAAGIQSVQIRSALTCETRIGVCAKCYGRDLARGTPVNQGEAVGVIAAQSIGEPGTQLTMRTFHLGGTAQVVDTSYLEASYEGKVELRHRKVVRNSEGHLVVMGRNMAILIKDENGKERASHRITYGARIFVDDGDTVKRGQRIAEWDPYTRPIMTEVEGYIGFEDMVDGLSVTETTDEATGITKRQVIDWRANPRGADLKPAIVIYSDKKGSKIAKLSKGGDARYMMSVETVLSVEPGAHVMAGDVIGRLPMESAKTKDITGGLPRVAELFEARRPKDHAIIAEIDGTIRFGRDYKNKRRITIEPNDDTVEPVEYLIPKGKPFHLQDGDQIEKGDYILDGNPAPHDILAIKGVEALASYLVNEIQSVYRLQGVVINDKHIEVIVRQMLQKVEITDSGDSGYIPGDNVDRIELQEVNDRLIEEGKKPASGNPVLLGITKASLQTPSFISAASFQETTRVLTEAAVAGKMDTLQGLKENVIVGRLIPAGTGGTIAQIRRIATARDDLIVDEHRKANGGDKANAMLSDMTHTAAE, encoded by the coding sequence ATGAACCAAGAGGTCATGAATCTTTTCAATCCTCAGGCGCCTACACAGACGTTTGATTCCATCAGGATATCAATCGCCAGCCCTGAGAAGATTCTGTCCTGGTCTTACGGCGAAATTAAAAAGCCCGAGACCATTAACTACCGTACGTTCAAGCCAGAACGTGACGGGCTTTTCTGCGCGCGTATTTTCGGACCGATCAAGGACTATGAATGTCTGTGCGGTAAATACAAGCGCATGAAATATAAAGGCATTATCTGCGAAAAATGCGGCGTTGAAGTAACGCTTTCACGTGTTCGTCGTGAACGCATGGGGCATATCGAGCTTGCTGCTCCTGTCGCACATATCTGGTTTTTGAAATCACTGCCGAGCCGCATCGGTACGCTTCTTGATATGACCCTCAAGGATATCGAGCGCGTTCTTTATTTTGAAAACTACATCGTTACCGAACCGGGCTTGACCTCGCTTAAAATGCATCAGCTTCTTTCCGAAGAAGAATATATGATGGCAGTTGACGAATTCGGTCCCGACCAGTTTACGGCTTTGATTGGTGCGGAAGCTATCTACGAGCTTTTGGCTGCAATGGATTTGCAGAAAATTGCTGCGGATTTGCGCACCGAATTGGCAGAGACGACATCAGACCTGAAAATCAAGAAATTGATGAAGCGTCTGAAGATCGTTGAAAACTTCATTGAATCGGGAAATCGTCCGGAATGGATGATTATGAAAGTCATTCCGGTTATTCCGCCGGATTTGCGCCCATTGGTTCCGTTGGATGGTGGCCGTTTCGCGACCTCCGACCTTAATGACCTCTATCGTCGTGTGATCAACCGTAACAACCGTTTGAAACGTCTGATCGAGCTTCGCGCTCCCGGCATTATCGTACGCAATGAAAAGCGTATGTTGCAGGAAGCTGTTGACGCTTTGTTCGATAATGGTCGTCGTGGTCGTGTCATCACCGGTGCCAATAAGCGTCCGTTGAAATCGCTGTCGGATATGCTGAAAGGCAAGCAGGGACGTTTCCGTCAAAACCTGCTCGGTAAACGTGTCGACTATTCCGGTCGTTCTGTTATTGTGACCGGACCGGAACTGAAGTTGCATCAATGCGGCTTGCCGAAGAAAATGGCTTTGGAACTATTCAAGCCATTCATTTACGCACGCCTTGATGCAAAGGGTTATTCATCAACCGTAAAACAAGCCAAGAAGCTCGTTGAAAAAGAACGCCCCGAAGTTTGGGATATTCTCGAAGAAGTTATCCGTGAACACCCAATTCTTTTGAACCGCGCTCCGACGTTGCACCGTTTGGGAATTCAGGCCTTTGAACCGACTTTGATCGAAGGTAAGGCAATCCAGCTTCATCCGCTGGTATGTACAGCTTTCAACGCCGATTTCGATGGCGACCAAATGGCTGTCCACGTACCGCTGTCGCTCGAAGCCCAACTCGAAGCCCGCGTCTTGATGATGTCGACAAACAATATTCTGCACCCGGCCAACGGCGCGCCGATTATTGTTCCTTCGCAAGACATGGTGCTTGGCCTTTATTACCTGTCAATTGTTTGCGAACATGAGCCGGGTGAGGGGATGGCTTTCGGTGATATGGGTGAATTGCAGCACGCTTTGGAGAGTAAAGTTGTGACGCTTCACACCAAGATCAAAGGGCGTGTCAAGAGTATTGATGCAGAGGGTAATGTTGTTTCGAAGATTTACGATACCACACCGGGTCGTCTGATCATCGGTGAAACACTGCCTAAAAGCCCGAACATCAAGTTCGACATAGTCAATCAGGAAATGACCAAAAAGAACATCTCCAAGATGATTGACCATGTTTACCGTCACTGCGGACAAAAAGAAACGGTCATGTTCTGCGACCGCATCATGTCTCTGGGTTTTGCCAATGCTTGCCGTGCCGGCATTTCGTTCGGTAAGGACGATATGGTTATACCGGAAAGCAAGGCAAGACTGGTTCAGGAAACCGAGGCTTTGGCCAAGGAATATGAACAGCAATATAATGACGGTCTCATTACACAGGGTGAGAAGTACAACAAGGTTGTCGACGCTTGGGGTAAATGTACAGATCGCGTTGCCGACGAGATGATGAAACGCATTCAGGCGGTTGAATTTGACCCTGTAACAGGGCGTCAAAAACCGATGAATTCGATTTACATGATGTCTCACTCCGGTGCTCGTGGATCGCCGAACCAGATGAAACAGTTGGGTGGTATGCGTGGCTTGATGGCTAAACCTTCGGGCGAAATCATCGAAACACCGATTATCTCCAACTTCAAGGAAGGCTTGACTGTGAACGAGTACTTCAACTCGACACACGGTGCCCGTAAGGGACTTGCCGATACCGCCTTGAAGACAGCTAACTCCGGTTACTTGACCCGTCGCCTTGTCGACGTTGCGCAAGATGCTATCATTTCCGAAGTGGATTGCGGAACAGACAAAGGCCTGACAATGCAGGCAATTGTTGACGCCGGTCAGGTTGTTGCTTCCCTCGGCCAACGTATCCTTGGTCGTACTGCACTTCACGATATTATCCATCCGACAACGGGTGAAGTCATCGTTGAAGGCGGTCGCATGATCGAGGAAGCGGATGTTGCCAAGATTGAAGCTGCCGGTATCCAGTCCGTCCAGATCCGTTCGGCTCTGACTTGTGAAACCCGCATCGGTGTTTGTGCCAAGTGCTATGGTCGTGATCTTGCACGTGGTACGCCGGTTAATCAGGGTGAAGCAGTCGGTGTTATCGCGGCCCAGTCTATTGGTGAGCCGGGTACACAGTTGACAATGCGTACATTCCACTTGGGTGGTACCGCACAGGTTGTTGATACCTCTTATTTGGAAGCATCCTATGAAGGTAAGGTTGAATTGCGCCACCGCAAGGTTGTTCGCAATTCTGAAGGTCATCTGGTCGTTATGGGCCGTAATATGGCTATCCTTATCAAGGATGAGAACGGTAAGGAACGCGCTTCTCACCGCATTACATATGGTGCTCGCATCTTCGTTGACGATGGTGACACCGTTAAACGTGGGCAACGTATTGCCGAGTGGGATCCGTATACCCGTCCGATCATGACCGAAGTTGAAGGCTATATCGGCTTCGAGGATATGGTTGATGGTCTGTCTGTTACAGAAACGACTGATGAAGCAACCGGTATCACCAAACGTCAGGTTATTGACTGGCGTGCCAATCCGCGTGGCGCCGATCTCAAGCCTGCCATTGTTATCTATTCGGATAAAAAAGGCAGCAAGATCGCCAAGCTTTCGAAGGGTGGTGATGCCCGTTATATGATGTCTGTGGAGACCGTTCTTTCGGTCGAACCGGGTGCTCATGTAATGGCTGGCGATGTTATTGGTCGTTTGCCAATGGAAAGCGCCAAGACCAAGGATATTACCGGTGGTCTTCCACGCGTTGCCGAACTCTTTGAAGCTCGCCGTCCGAAGGACCATGCTATTATTGCTGAAATTGATGGCACAATCCGCTTTGGACGCGACTACAAGAACAAACGGCGCATCACAATTGAGCCGAATGATGATACGGTCGAACCTGTGGAATATCTCATTCCGAAGGGCAAACCTTTCCATCTGCAGGATGGTGACCAGATTGAAAAGGGTGATTATATCCTCGACGGCAATCCGGCACCGCATGATATTCTGGCAATCAAGGGTGTAGAAGCCTTGGCTTCCTATCTCGTCAACGAAATACAATCTGTCTATCGTCTCCAAGGTGTTGTGATCAACGATAAACATATTGAAGTTATCGTTCGCCAGATGCTGCAAAAAGTCGAAATTACCGATTCCGGTGATTCAGGCTATATTCCGGGCGATAATGTTGACCGGATCGAGCTTCAGGAAGTTAATGATCGGCTCATTGAAGAAGGTAAGAAACCGGCAAGCGGCAATCCCGTTCTGTTGGGTATTACCAAAGCTTCACTGCAGACACCGTCATTTATTTCTGCGGCATCGTTCCAGGAAACAACGCGTGTGCTTACTGAAGCAGCCGTTGCCGGAAAGATGGATACTTTGCAGGGCTTGAAGGAAAACGTTATCGTTGGTCGTCTTATCCCTGCCGGTACCGGTGGCACAATTGCCCAGATCCGTCGTATTGCAACAGCACGTGACGATCTGATCGTTGATGAACATCGCAAAGCCAATGGTGGCGATAAAGCAAATGCCATGTTGTCTGATATGACACATACAGCAGCTGAATAA